In Macaca nemestrina isolate mMacNem1 chromosome 9, mMacNem.hap1, whole genome shotgun sequence, a single genomic region encodes these proteins:
- the LOC105465985 gene encoding zinc finger protein 503: protein MSTAPSLSALRSSKHSGGGGGGGGGADPAWTSALSGNSSGPGPGSSPAGSTKPFVHAVPPSDPLRQANRLPIKVLKMLTARTGHILHPEYLQPLPSTPVSPIELDAKKSPLALLAQTCSQIGKPDPSPSSKLSSVASNGGSAGGAGGGAAGDKDTKSGPLKLSDIGVEDKSSFKPYSKPGSDKKEPGGGGGGGGGGGGGGGGVSAEKSGFRVPSATCQPFTPRTGSPSSSASACSPGGMLPSAGGAPEGKDDKKDTDVGGGGKGTGGASAEGGPTGLAHGRISCGGGINVDVNQHPDGGPGGKALGSDCGGSSGSSSGSGPSAPTSSSVLGSGLVAPVSPYKPGQTVFPLPPAGMTYPGSLAGAYAGYPPQFLPHGVALDPTKPGSLVGAQLAAAAAGSLGCSKPAGSSPLAGASPPSVMTASLCRDPYCLSYHCASHLAGAAAASASCAHDPAAAAAALKSGYPLVYPTHPLHGVHSSLTAAAAAGATPPSLAGHPLYPYGFMLPNDPLPHICNWVSANGPCDKRFATSEELLSHLRTHTAFPGTDKLLSGYPSSSSLASAAAAAMACHMHIPTSGAPGSPGTLALRSPHHALGLSSRYHPYSKSPLPTPGAPVPVPAATGPYYSPYALYGQRLTTASALGYQ, encoded by the exons ATGAGCACAGCGCCCTCGCTTTCTGCCCTAAGAAGCAGTAAGcacagcggcggcggcggcggcggcggaggcggTGCGGACCCTGCCTGGACCAGCGCGCTCTCTGGAAATAGCTCCGGCCCCGGCCCAGGCTCGTCCCCGGCCGGCAGCACCAAGCCTTTTGTGCACGCCGTGCCTCCCTCTGACCCCCTGCGCCAGGCCAACCGCCTGCCAATCAAGGTGCTGAAGATGCTGACGGCACGAACTGGCCACATTTTGCACCCCGAGTACCTGCAGCCCCTGCCTTCCACGCCCGTCAGCCCCATCGAG CTCGATGCCAAGAAGAGCCCGCTGGCGCTGTTGGCGCAAACATGTTCGCAGATCGGGAAGCCCGACCCCTCGCCCTCCTCCAAACTCTCCTCGGTTGCCTCCAACGGGGGCAGCGCGGGCGGTGCCGGCGGCGGAGCCGCGGGCGACAAGGACACCAAATCGGGCCCCCTCAAGCTGAGCGACATCGGCGTGGAGGACAAGTCGAGTTTCAAGCCGTACTCCAAACCCGGCTCGGATAAGAAGGAGCCGGGAGGCGGCGGTGGAGGCGGTGGCGGtggcgggggcggcggcgggggTGTTTCGGCGGAGAAGTCGGGATTCCGGGTACCGAGCGCCACCTGCCAGCCATTCACGCCCAGGACAGGCAGCCCGAGCTCTAGCGCCTCGGCCTGCTCACCGGGAGGTATGCTGCCCTCGGCCGGGGGTGCCCCGGAGGGCAAGGACGACAAGAAAGACACCGACGTGGGCGGCGGCGGCAAGGGCACCGGGGGCGCCTCGGCCGAAGGGGGACCCACGGGGCTGGCACACGGCCGGATTAGCTGCGGTGGCGGGATTAATGTGGACGTGAACCAGCATCCGGATGGGGGCCCGGGGGGCAAGGCTTTGGGCTCAGACTGCGGCGGTTCATCGGGCTCCAGCTCCGGCTCCGGCCCCAGCGCGCCCACCTCCTCCTCAGTGCTGGGTTCTGGGCTGGTGGCTCCCGTGTCACCCTACAAGCCGGGCCAGACAGTGTTCCCTCTGCCTCCCGCGGGCATGACCTACCCAGGCAGCCTGGCCGGGGCCTACGCCGGCTACCCGCCCCAGTTCTTGCCACACGGCGTGGCACTCGACCCCACCAAGCCAGGCAGCCTAGTGGGGGCGCAGCTGGCGGCGGCCGCGGCCGGGTCTCTGGGCTGCAGTAAGCCGGCCGGCTCCAGCCCCTTGGCCGGAGCGTCTCCGCCGTCCGTGATGACAGCCAGTTTGTGCCGGGACCCGTACTGCCTCAGTTACCACTGCGCTAGCCACCTGGCAGGGGCGGCGGCCGCCAGCGCTTCGTGCGCACATGATCCGGCCGCTGCGGCCGCGGCGCTGAAGTCCGGATACCCCTTGGTGTACCCCACGCACCCGCTGCACGGTGTGCACTCCTCGCTAACGGCCGCCGCGGCTGCTGGCGCCACACCACCCTCCCTGGCCGGCCACCCCCTCTACCCCTACGGCTTTATGCTCCCTAACGACCCGCTCCCCCACATCTGCAACTGGGTGTCGGCCAACGGGCCGTGCGACAAGCGCTTCGCCACGTCAGAAGAGCTGCTGAGCCACTTGCGGACCCATACGGCATTCCCCGGGACAGACAAACTGCTGTCGGGCTACCCCAGCTCGTCGTCTCTGGCCAGCGCCGCCGCGGCCGCCATGGCTTGCCACATGCACATCCCCACCTCGGGCGCGCCAGGCAGCCCTGGGACGCTGGCGCTGCGCAGCCCCCACCACGCGCTGGGACTCAGCAGCCGCTACCACCCCTACTCCAAGAGCCCGCTTCCCACGCCCGGCGCCCCCGTGCCGGTGCCCGCCGCCACCGGACCCTACTACTCCCCCTACGCCCTCTACGGACAGAGACTGACCACCGCCTCGGCGCTGGGGTATCAGTGA